The Camelus bactrianus isolate YW-2024 breed Bactrian camel chromosome 12, ASM4877302v1, whole genome shotgun sequence genome includes a window with the following:
- the LOC105075641 gene encoding 17-beta-hydroxysteroid dehydrogenase type 6 isoform X1 yields MAITSEGSLAPLPMSPPHKGKGDLLTMWLYLAALVGLYYLLRWYRERQVVSHLRDKYVFITGCDSGFGNLLARQLDLRGLRVLAACLTEKGAQKLKGQTSDRVETVILDVTNTQSIAAATQWVKERVGDRGLWGLVNNAGTFHPFGYTDWLKIDTYMSTLQVNLIGLIEVTLSMLPLVKSAQGRIVNVSSILGRLAFFGTVYSCSKYGVEAFSDVLRRELQHFGVKISIVEPGYFRTEMTDLQKASETMKQVWKEVPPHIKETYGQKFFDAYFENMKNGLLQSSTNLNLVTDCMEHALTSVHPRTRYSAGWDAQFFFIPLSYLPTSLADYILTRSWPKPAQAV; encoded by the exons ggAAAGGAGATCTTCTCACCATGTGGCTGTACCTGGCGGCCCTGGTGGGCCTGTACTACCTCCTGCGCTGGTACCGGGAGAGGCAGGTGGTGAGCCACCTCCGGGACAAGTACGTCTTCATCACGGGCTGTGACTCGGGCTTCGGGAACCTGCTGGCCAGGCAGCTGGACCTGCGAGGACTCAGGGTGCTGGCTGCGTGTCTGACCGAGAAGGGGGCCCAGAAGCTGAAGGGCCAGACGTCAGATAGGGTGGAGACGGTGATCCTGGATGTCACCAACACACAGAGCATCGCTGCGGCCACCCAGTGGGTGAAAGAGCGTGTGGGGGACAGAG GACTTTGGGGTCTGGTCAACAACGCAGGCACTTTTCACCCATTTGGCTACACTGACTGGCTGAAGATTGACACCTACATGAGTACCCTCCAAGTCAACCTCATTGGTTTGATAGAGGTGACCTTGAGCATGCTTCCCTTGGTGAAGAGCGCACAGGGGAGAATCGTCAATGTCTCCAGCATTCTGGGAAGACTTGCTTTCTTTGGAACAGTCTACTCTTGCTCCAAGTATGGAGTGGAAGCCTTTTCAGATGTTCTGAG GCGTGAGCTTCAGCATTTTGGGGTGAAAATCAGCATAGTTGAACCTGGCTACTTCAGAACAGAGATGACAGATCTGCAGAAGGCCTCAGAGACAATGAAGCAAGTCTGGAAAGAAGTCCCTCCTCATATCAAGGAGACCTATGGACAGAAGTTTTTTGATGCCT ATTTTGAGAACATGAAAAATGGACTGTTGCAAAGTAGCACAAACCTGAACCTGGTCACTGACTGCATGGAACACGCTCTGACATCTGTGCATCCCCGCACTCGATATTCAGCTGGCTGGGATGCTCAATTTTTCTTCATCCCTCTATCTTATTTACCTACATCACTGGCAGACTACATATTGACTAGATCTTGGCCCAAACCAGCCCAGGCAGTCTAA
- the LOC105075641 gene encoding 17-beta-hydroxysteroid dehydrogenase type 6 isoform X2: protein MWLYLAALVGLYYLLRWYRERQVVSHLRDKYVFITGCDSGFGNLLARQLDLRGLRVLAACLTEKGAQKLKGQTSDRVETVILDVTNTQSIAAATQWVKERVGDRGLWGLVNNAGTFHPFGYTDWLKIDTYMSTLQVNLIGLIEVTLSMLPLVKSAQGRIVNVSSILGRLAFFGTVYSCSKYGVEAFSDVLRRELQHFGVKISIVEPGYFRTEMTDLQKASETMKQVWKEVPPHIKETYGQKFFDAYFENMKNGLLQSSTNLNLVTDCMEHALTSVHPRTRYSAGWDAQFFFIPLSYLPTSLADYILTRSWPKPAQAV from the exons ATGTGGCTGTACCTGGCGGCCCTGGTGGGCCTGTACTACCTCCTGCGCTGGTACCGGGAGAGGCAGGTGGTGAGCCACCTCCGGGACAAGTACGTCTTCATCACGGGCTGTGACTCGGGCTTCGGGAACCTGCTGGCCAGGCAGCTGGACCTGCGAGGACTCAGGGTGCTGGCTGCGTGTCTGACCGAGAAGGGGGCCCAGAAGCTGAAGGGCCAGACGTCAGATAGGGTGGAGACGGTGATCCTGGATGTCACCAACACACAGAGCATCGCTGCGGCCACCCAGTGGGTGAAAGAGCGTGTGGGGGACAGAG GACTTTGGGGTCTGGTCAACAACGCAGGCACTTTTCACCCATTTGGCTACACTGACTGGCTGAAGATTGACACCTACATGAGTACCCTCCAAGTCAACCTCATTGGTTTGATAGAGGTGACCTTGAGCATGCTTCCCTTGGTGAAGAGCGCACAGGGGAGAATCGTCAATGTCTCCAGCATTCTGGGAAGACTTGCTTTCTTTGGAACAGTCTACTCTTGCTCCAAGTATGGAGTGGAAGCCTTTTCAGATGTTCTGAG GCGTGAGCTTCAGCATTTTGGGGTGAAAATCAGCATAGTTGAACCTGGCTACTTCAGAACAGAGATGACAGATCTGCAGAAGGCCTCAGAGACAATGAAGCAAGTCTGGAAAGAAGTCCCTCCTCATATCAAGGAGACCTATGGACAGAAGTTTTTTGATGCCT ATTTTGAGAACATGAAAAATGGACTGTTGCAAAGTAGCACAAACCTGAACCTGGTCACTGACTGCATGGAACACGCTCTGACATCTGTGCATCCCCGCACTCGATATTCAGCTGGCTGGGATGCTCAATTTTTCTTCATCCCTCTATCTTATTTACCTACATCACTGGCAGACTACATATTGACTAGATCTTGGCCCAAACCAGCCCAGGCAGTCTAA